In the genome of Candidatus Omnitrophota bacterium, one region contains:
- a CDS encoding nucleotide sugar dehydrogenase yields MFDSFSKRLSLKEAKIAVVGLGYVGLPLAIEFAKNGFFVSGVELDKDRLAGIKEKRSYITDVTTEELKSVIGTGRFHGYDNFSAVKDADVILICVPTPLKNKYTPDISYIKSAVGQISKNIKKGALVILESTTYPGTTQEVILPIFNKQALVHDRDFFLCFSPERIDPGNIKYPLPKIPKVIGGLSDTATKMGQLVYSNIIEQVVPVSSARVAETVKLLENTFRLINIGLIDEIAMMAHKMKMDIWEIVEAASTKPFGFMPFYPGPGVGGHCIGKDPLYLYWKAKHHGFSSRFIKLASDVTSNMPDYVVSRAGHSLKVKGVNIGKANILVVGVTYKKDIKDLRKSPSLDIIDSLKKHKAKVSYYDPLIPYLKVNNIDLKSIELTKSNLSSFDCVIIGTDHSNVDYKFLLENSRFIFDARNVYKGVKSDKVERL; encoded by the coding sequence ATGTTTGATTCATTTTCCAAGAGATTAAGTTTAAAAGAAGCGAAAATCGCGGTGGTGGGGCTTGGTTATGTGGGGCTTCCTTTGGCAATTGAATTTGCCAAGAATGGATTTTTTGTTTCTGGCGTTGAGCTTGATAAGGACCGCTTAGCCGGGATCAAAGAAAAAAGGTCCTATATTACGGATGTTACCACAGAGGAATTAAAAAGCGTCATAGGCACCGGGCGTTTTCATGGTTATGATAATTTCTCCGCAGTTAAGGATGCGGATGTAATACTTATCTGTGTCCCAACGCCCTTAAAAAATAAATATACCCCGGATATTTCTTATATCAAAAGCGCGGTTGGCCAGATTTCAAAGAATATTAAGAAGGGGGCTTTAGTTATTCTGGAAAGTACCACTTATCCCGGGACAACGCAAGAGGTGATTTTGCCTATTTTTAATAAGCAGGCTCTTGTGCATGATAGGGATTTCTTCCTTTGTTTTTCTCCTGAAAGAATAGACCCGGGTAACATTAAATACCCGCTTCCCAAGATCCCTAAGGTCATAGGCGGCTTAAGCGATACCGCAACTAAAATGGGCCAGCTTGTTTACTCCAATATTATTGAGCAGGTTGTTCCGGTTTCTTCCGCGCGCGTGGCAGAGACCGTAAAGCTTTTAGAAAATACTTTTCGCCTGATCAATATCGGCTTAATTGATGAAATCGCCATGATGGCGCATAAGATGAAGATGGATATCTGGGAGATTGTGGAGGCGGCGTCCACCAAGCCTTTTGGATTTATGCCTTTTTATCCGGGGCCGGGGGTGGGCGGACATTGTATTGGGAAGGATCCGTTATATTTGTATTGGAAAGCTAAGCACCACGGTTTTAGCTCGCGGTTCATTAAATTAGCGTCGGATGTAACCTCTAATATGCCTGATTATGTGGTTAGCCGCGCGGGGCATAGTTTAAAGGTTAAAGGTGTTAATATTGGGAAGGCGAATATTTTAGTTGTAGGCGTTACTTATAAAAAAGATATAAAGGACCTGCGTAAGTCTCCGTCCTTGGATATTATAGATAGCCTTAAGAAACATAAAGCCAAAGTTTCTTATTATGATCCCCTGATCCCGTATTTAAAAGTCAATAATATTGACCTTAAGTCTATAGAATTAACCAAGAGTAATTTATCTAGTTTTGATTGCGTTATCATTGGCACTGATCATTCCAATGTTGATTATAAATTCTTGCTGGAAAACAGCCGTTTTATTTTTGACGCGCGAAATGTGTATAAGGGCGTGAAGAGTGATAAGGTAGAGAGGCTATAG
- a CDS encoding UDP-glucose/GDP-mannose dehydrogenase family protein, with translation MNITIIGSGYVGLVTGACFAELGNCVICADNNAHKIALLKKGKIPIYEPGLEELILANARKKRLVFTSNIKDAVRRSEVIFLAVGTPSLENGEADLTGIEDVARNIARNMDGYKLVVEKSTVPVETGQWVKHTIQTYVRKKIKFDVASNPEFLKEGQAIHDFMHPDRIVIGVESKKAENILSGLYKPLNAPIVVTDIKSAELIKHASNSFLAAKISFINAISRICDKVGADVTEVALGMGLDKRIGQAFLNAGIGYGGSCFPKDLDAFLRISEKLGYDFALLREVKNINITQKDFFLDKIKQKLWIVKDKNIGVLGLSFKPNTDDIRNSPAVDIIKMLLLEGAKIKVYDPCVGRKHLSKQLKGVVFVDDIYSVAKASDCLILATEWPEFKELDFKRIRKIMKRPLIVDGRNIYDPQIIKQNGFSYIGIGRGKHV, from the coding sequence ATGAATATAACAATTATTGGTTCAGGCTATGTAGGGTTAGTTACCGGAGCGTGTTTCGCGGAATTAGGCAATTGTGTGATTTGCGCGGATAATAACGCGCATAAGATAGCTTTGCTTAAAAAGGGCAAGATTCCTATTTATGAGCCGGGGTTAGAAGAGCTTATTTTGGCCAATGCGCGTAAAAAACGTTTAGTATTTACCTCTAACATAAAAGACGCGGTTAGGCGCTCCGAAGTTATATTTCTTGCGGTAGGCACGCCTTCTTTAGAAAATGGCGAAGCGGACCTAACCGGCATTGAAGATGTGGCCAGAAATATCGCGCGCAATATGGATGGTTATAAATTAGTAGTTGAAAAGTCAACTGTCCCTGTGGAAACTGGGCAGTGGGTAAAACACACTATTCAAACTTATGTTCGCAAAAAGATAAAATTTGACGTAGCTTCTAACCCGGAGTTTCTAAAAGAGGGGCAGGCGATCCATGATTTTATGCATCCGGATAGGATCGTTATCGGCGTAGAATCAAAGAAAGCGGAAAACATTTTATCTGGCCTTTATAAGCCGTTAAACGCCCCGATCGTAGTTACGGATATAAAGTCCGCGGAATTGATAAAGCACGCTTCCAATTCATTTTTAGCTGCCAAGATTTCTTTTATTAATGCTATTTCGCGTATCTGCGATAAAGTAGGCGCAGATGTTACTGAAGTTGCTTTAGGCATGGGCCTTGATAAAAGAATCGGCCAGGCATTTCTTAACGCCGGTATCGGCTACGGTGGGTCATGTTTTCCTAAGGACCTTGACGCTTTTTTAAGGATATCGGAAAAGCTGGGATATGATTTTGCTCTTTTAAGAGAGGTAAAGAATATCAATATAACTCAAAAAGATTTCTTTTTGGATAAAATAAAGCAGAAACTATGGATTGTCAAAGATAAAAATATCGGGGTTTTAGGCTTATCATTTAAACCGAATACTGATGACATCCGTAATTCTCCGGCAGTAGATATTATTAAGATGCTTCTTTTGGAAGGGGCCAAGATCAAAGTATATGATCCGTGCGTGGGAAGAAAACATTTGAGTAAACAATTAAAAGGCGTGGTTTTTGTTGATGATATTTATTCTGTAGCCAAGGCAAGCGACTGCCTGATCTTAGCTACTGAATGGCCGGAATTTAAAGAGCTTGATTTCAAGAGAATAAGAAAAATAATGAAAAGGCCGCTTATTGTGGATGGGCGCAATATCTATGATCCCCAGATAATCAAGCAGAATGGGTTTTCATATATAGGCATAGGAAGAGGAAAGCATGTTTGA
- the lptD gene encoding LPS assembly protein LptD: MNKKYLFRAFFINLYFITAFIGFSFAQEDILPLKPSGVNINADTVEYSTDNRNVLAVGNVRIVYKGTKLFCQKISVDTQTRDAVAEGKVRLEDAQGVIEAQKMTYNLDSGIGVIYDADFRANPYFGRSQKINRLSSVQMRALRTYLTTCNFDHPHYRIAAKKMDFLVGERVETKDNLFFFGQKAQIPILYLPSLTQSLKDPLMHVQVSPGIRKNWGAYLLTAWRHDLTANVTGNLLLDYRQKLGVAPGYLVNFDSLDFGKGDFKVYYTHERDNSNSISAADSNSSHEFERYLIRYRHKWDITDRTSMFAQYFKEKDTKRKLYGDKYDFLKDYFYREYEKDAQPSTYFSLRHVMDNSSLDLLVQKRINGWYSDLEKLPELKYTKVNTPIFADSPVYFENLSSLANYNKKVPDASVTGGFAYLDMARFDTYNQISVPFRFSIFKLAPFVGERITYYDKDVNGSSVSPRSIFYTGTDMSTKFYRLFNVKTNFLKLDINGLRHIISPTVSYNFNFKPTVSQSRLKQIDEIDALKLNNSASLELSNKLQTKRAGKSVDIADLRVRNTYTFRSSSNKEGGTLGDFLFDLDLLPYSWVSLSNETTLARDQHKLTDINTDLSFNFAPERSIGIGQRYHRKDSKDLTFSTQWRLTPKWKFSVYERFEFSNTAATGRGLREQEYSIIRDLHCWETELIYNTTKGNGQSIWIAFRLKAFPEMQFNLDQSYHQPKTGSQSLNN; the protein is encoded by the coding sequence GTGAATAAAAAATATCTATTTCGCGCTTTCTTTATAAACTTATATTTTATAACTGCTTTTATTGGTTTTTCTTTCGCGCAAGAAGACATCCTGCCCTTGAAGCCTTCCGGAGTTAATATCAACGCCGATACCGTAGAATATTCTACTGACAATAGAAATGTTTTGGCCGTTGGCAATGTTAGGATTGTTTATAAAGGGACAAAGCTGTTTTGCCAGAAAATAAGCGTGGATACTCAAACCCGTGATGCTGTTGCCGAGGGTAAAGTGCGCTTAGAAGACGCGCAAGGTGTCATAGAAGCGCAAAAGATGACTTATAATCTTGATAGCGGCATCGGGGTTATCTATGATGCTGATTTTCGCGCCAATCCTTATTTTGGCAGGAGCCAGAAGATCAACCGCTTAAGCAGTGTCCAGATGCGCGCTTTGCGCACGTATCTGACTACCTGTAATTTTGACCATCCGCATTACCGTATCGCGGCAAAGAAAATGGATTTTCTTGTAGGTGAACGGGTTGAGACCAAGGATAATCTGTTTTTTTTCGGGCAAAAGGCGCAAATACCGATTTTATATCTGCCCAGTTTAACCCAGAGTTTAAAGGACCCGCTTATGCATGTGCAGGTCTCGCCGGGGATCAGGAAAAATTGGGGAGCTTATTTGTTGACCGCGTGGCGGCATGACTTAACTGCTAATGTTACGGGAAATCTTCTTTTGGATTACCGCCAGAAACTGGGGGTTGCCCCGGGGTACCTGGTTAATTTTGATTCTTTGGATTTTGGCAAGGGCGATTTTAAAGTTTACTATACGCATGAACGCGATAATTCAAATAGCATATCCGCAGCAGATTCTAATTCTTCCCATGAATTCGAGCGTTACCTTATACGTTACCGGCATAAGTGGGATATCACTGACCGCACAAGTATGTTCGCGCAGTATTTCAAAGAAAAAGATACGAAGCGTAAATTATACGGCGATAAGTATGATTTTCTGAAAGACTATTTTTACCGTGAATATGAAAAAGACGCGCAGCCGTCTACTTATTTTTCCCTGCGCCATGTGATGGATAATTCTTCACTGGATTTATTAGTGCAAAAAAGAATAAACGGCTGGTATTCAGATTTGGAAAAGCTGCCGGAGTTAAAATACACTAAAGTGAATACTCCCATATTCGCGGATAGCCCTGTATATTTTGAAAACTTAAGTTCCCTTGCTAACTATAACAAAAAAGTCCCTGATGCTAGCGTAACAGGCGGTTTCGCTTATTTGGATATGGCCAGATTTGATACCTACAACCAGATATCCGTTCCTTTTAGATTTTCCATTTTTAAGCTTGCCCCTTTTGTGGGCGAGCGGATTACCTATTATGATAAGGATGTTAATGGCTCTTCGGTTTCTCCGCGCTCTATATTTTATACCGGAACAGATATGAGCACTAAATTCTACCGGCTTTTTAACGTTAAGACTAATTTTTTGAAATTAGATATCAACGGTTTAAGGCATATTATTTCTCCCACAGTTTCTTATAATTTTAATTTTAAGCCTACTGTTAGCCAAAGCCGCCTTAAGCAGATAGATGAAATAGACGCCCTGAAGTTGAACAACAGCGCTTCTTTGGAGCTGTCTAATAAGCTGCAGACCAAGCGCGCCGGCAAAAGCGTGGATATAGCCGATTTGCGGGTAAGAAATACCTATACTTTCAGGTCTTCTAGCAATAAAGAAGGCGGGACATTGGGCGATTTTCTATTTGATCTGGATCTCTTGCCTTATTCTTGGGTTTCATTAAGCAATGAAACCACCCTGGCACGGGACCAGCATAAGCTTACCGATATAAACACAGATTTAAGTTTTAATTTTGCCCCGGAGCGAAGCATTGGAATCGGCCAGAGGTACCATAGAAAAGACAGCAAGGATTTAACTTTTAGCACGCAATGGAGGCTTACTCCTAAATGGAAATTCAGTGTTTATGAGCGTTTTGAATTCAGCAATACCGCCGCCACCGGCAGAGGATTGCGGGAGCAGGAGTATTCTATTATCAGGGATTTACATTGCTGGGAGACAGAGCTTATTTATAATACAACAAAAGGCAACGGCCAAAGTATCTGGATTGCTTTTAGGCTTAAGGCTTTTCCGGAAATGCAGTTTAATCTTGACCAGAGTTATCACCAGCCCAAAACAGGTTCCCAGTCATTAAACAATTAA
- the fsa gene encoding fructose-6-phosphate aldolase, whose product MKIFIDTANIEEIKQAQELGVIDGVTTNPTLVARENRPAMQILKEICACVSGPVSAEVVGLTTEEMLKEARVLAKIAPNIVVKIPLIKDGLKAVKILSAESIKTNVTLCFSPSQALLTAKCNATYISPFIGRLDDISLEGMDLIRDIKQIYSNYGFKTQIIVASVRNPMHVVNAAKEGADIATIPFAVIEQLIKHPLTDIGVKRFLEDYKKIPKS is encoded by the coding sequence TTGAAGATCTTTATTGATACAGCTAACATTGAGGAAATAAAGCAGGCGCAAGAGCTGGGAGTTATTGACGGGGTTACTACTAATCCTACTCTTGTTGCCCGGGAGAATCGTCCGGCAATGCAGATTCTAAAAGAAATATGCGCCTGTGTTTCCGGGCCGGTAAGCGCTGAAGTTGTTGGCCTGACTACTGAAGAAATGCTCAAAGAAGCGCGCGTGCTGGCTAAGATCGCCCCGAACATCGTGGTAAAAATACCTCTTATCAAAGACGGCTTAAAGGCGGTCAAGATCTTGTCCGCAGAATCTATTAAGACCAATGTTACTTTATGTTTCTCTCCATCGCAGGCGCTTTTAACCGCTAAATGCAACGCTACCTATATATCGCCTTTTATCGGCAGGCTTGATGATATAAGTTTGGAAGGCATGGATCTGATCCGCGACATAAAACAGATTTATTCCAATTATGGGTTTAAAACGCAGATTATCGTTGCCTCAGTGCGCAATCCCATGCATGTGGTAAACGCCGCCAAAGAAGGGGCGGATATCGCAACTATCCCTTTTGCGGTAATTGAACAGTTGATCAAGCATCCGCTTACTGATATTGGAGTCAAACGTTTTCTGGAAGATTATAAAAAAATCCCCAAAAGTTAA
- a CDS encoding GGDEF domain-containing protein produces the protein MKIAVLISLILYCFFYLRFWFRERLFKFSLSSKQMQQHYHDLYAQNKELEAQVALIERDASDTMELYTITKEISKYLDEDKLFMVFREEIERHIDFQDCRFVRQTANLKDVLGYEVIPFILQKGSPAAGYLLIKGLSEKDREKFDILTHQFMLVLKRAFLYLKVQELSIVDSLTGIFNRRYYLERFAQELERSLRFGLTFAILMIDVDHFKNCNDRYGHLVGDQILRHICNSIKENSRQVDLLGRFGGEEFILLLPQTKMEEAIFVAERIRQAIEQGMVKAYDETLKATISIGLSFFPDHGRTQEELIDKADQALYKAKQSGRNRIYVCQG, from the coding sequence ATGAAAATAGCCGTACTTATATCGCTTATTTTATATTGTTTTTTCTATTTGAGGTTTTGGTTCAGGGAAAGATTATTCAAATTTTCTCTAAGCTCTAAGCAGATGCAGCAGCATTATCATGATCTATACGCTCAAAATAAAGAGCTTGAAGCGCAGGTCGCCTTGATAGAGAGGGATGCCTCTGATACCATGGAACTTTATACCATCACCAAAGAAATCAGTAAATATCTTGATGAGGATAAGCTTTTTATGGTCTTTCGCGAAGAGATTGAGCGCCACATAGATTTTCAGGACTGCAGGTTTGTCCGGCAGACGGCTAATCTAAAAGATGTCCTGGGGTATGAAGTTATCCCTTTTATCCTGCAAAAAGGCTCGCCTGCCGCAGGATATTTGCTGATCAAGGGTTTGTCTGAAAAAGACCGCGAGAAGTTTGATATATTAACGCATCAGTTCATGCTTGTTTTAAAACGCGCGTTTTTATACCTTAAGGTGCAGGAGTTGTCTATTGTTGATAGCCTAACCGGTATTTTTAACCGGCGTTATTATCTGGAAAGGTTTGCTCAAGAGTTGGAACGTTCATTAAGGTTTGGTTTGACATTCGCAATACTGATGATCGATGTGGACCACTTCAAGAATTGCAATGACCGTTACGGGCATTTGGTTGGGGATCAGATATTGCGGCATATCTGCAATTCCATAAAGGAGAACAGCCGTCAGGTTGATCTTTTGGGCCGTTTTGGCGGAGAGGAATTTATCCTGCTTCTTCCCCAAACCAAGATGGAAGAAGCCATCTTTGTGGCTGAACGTATAAGGCAGGCAATTGAACAGGGCATGGTTAAGGCCTATGATGAGACGCTAAAAGCCACCATAAGCATTGGTTTGTCTTTCTTCCCGGATCACGGCCGGACGCAGGAGGAACTAATTGATAAGGCGGATCAGGCGCTTTACAAAGCCAAACAGTCTGGGCGTAACCGAATATATGTTTGTCAGGGTTAA
- a CDS encoding sensor domain-containing diguanylate cyclase: protein MPKNNSAGFYNYLLPFAYIGIPLVLFSPLNSSSLKIIFLFYFIIGLIGYLSFMAYLSNKDNFKLAISRSEEKINLITAQNRHYQAIRSSLKEKIGRYNQLKEIVQDINQSLDLETTANCLTEIAFHLIGNSRGSCILYLIDQKTQNLAIFKTKKEDRHLVIKQKQGDIFDIWVLRHMTPLLIGDVKSDFRFDVEAIESERTRGISSVIIAPLIANNRFIGALRLESSQQSCFSQDDLRFLVTLSELGAVALENSELFEHTEELALRDGLTQLYTKGHFLQCLKEEYARCLAKKHALSVIMLDIDYFKSYNDKFGHTAGDIVLRELSRCILGVLKGHDAVASRFGGEEFCIFIPTMSKPEVKQIAEKMRKEVEQIQIELRRKKTSVTVSIGAACFPDDASNEEELMLKADMMLYKAKDKGRNRVVCL, encoded by the coding sequence GTGCCCAAGAATAATAGCGCAGGTTTCTATAATTACCTTTTGCCGTTTGCCTATATCGGAATTCCGCTTGTTCTTTTCTCTCCGCTTAACAGCTCCTCTTTAAAAATCATATTTTTGTTTTACTTTATTATCGGCTTGATAGGCTATCTTTCCTTTATGGCCTACTTAAGCAATAAAGATAACTTTAAGCTTGCCATAAGCCGCAGCGAAGAAAAAATCAACCTTATTACCGCGCAAAACCGCCATTATCAGGCAATACGTTCTTCTCTAAAAGAAAAAATAGGCCGTTACAACCAGCTTAAAGAGATAGTGCAGGATATCAACCAGAGCCTGGATTTGGAAACCACTGCTAACTGTTTGACGGAAATCGCCTTTCATTTAATAGGAAATAGCAGGGGCAGCTGCATACTGTATCTTATAGATCAGAAGACGCAGAATCTGGCTATTTTCAAAACCAAGAAAGAAGACCGGCATCTGGTGATCAAGCAGAAACAGGGTGACATCTTTGATATTTGGGTATTAAGGCATATGACGCCTCTTTTGATTGGAGACGTTAAAAGTGATTTTCGTTTTGATGTTGAGGCGATAGAAAGCGAGAGGACAAGGGGTATATCTTCAGTTATCATCGCGCCGCTTATCGCCAATAACAGGTTTATAGGCGCGTTAAGGTTAGAAAGCTCCCAGCAGTCCTGTTTTTCACAAGATGATTTAAGATTTCTGGTTACTCTATCAGAGTTGGGGGCGGTAGCCTTAGAAAATAGCGAGTTGTTTGAGCATACTGAAGAGCTGGCTTTGCGTGATGGTTTAACGCAGCTTTACACCAAAGGGCATTTCTTGCAGTGTTTAAAAGAGGAATATGCCCGCTGTTTGGCTAAAAAACATGCCCTTTCGGTTATAATGCTTGATATAGATTATTTTAAGTCTTATAACGATAAATTTGGCCATACTGCCGGCGATATAGTTTTAAGAGAGCTGTCCAGATGCATTTTAGGGGTCTTAAAGGGCCATGACGCAGTGGCAAGCCGTTTTGGCGGAGAAGAGTTTTGTATTTTTATCCCTACTATGTCAAAACCGGAAGTTAAGCAGATAGCTGAGAAAATGCGCAAAGAAGTTGAGCAGATACAGATTGAGCTGCGCCGCAAAAAAACCAGTGTTACTGTTTCAATAGGGGCTGCGTGTTTTCCTGATGACGCTTCTAACGAAGAAGAGTTGATGTTGAAGGCGGACATGATGCTGTATAAGGCCAAAGATAAAGGCAGAAACAGGGTGGTTTGTTTATGA
- the ugpC gene encoding sn-glycerol-3-phosphate ABC transporter ATP-binding protein UgpC, which yields MAQVSLNNISKIYPNGTRAVERINLSIENKEFMIIVGPSGCGKSTTLRMIAGLEEISEGSIYIGDKMVNDVPAKDRDIAMVFQNYALYPHMTVFENMAFGLKLRHYPKQEIIQRVNDAAQILGLKHLLGRKPRELSGGERQRVAVGRAIVRKPLVFLFDEPLSNLDAKLRVNMRTEIHKLHIRLQTTIIYVTHDQIEAMTMGDRIAVMKEGVIQQVADPITIYDQPKNKFVAGFIGSPPMNFINGKIIKKDGKFYFDEGIIKVKIVEDMYSRIIAYSGKEVVLGIRSEDIYDKLFVSEAPAENIVRVTCEVVEPMGSEVYLHLNTGKHTFIARVASHNRPRVNQDIDVVFDMSKVHFFAKDTEEAIA from the coding sequence ATGGCGCAGGTAAGCTTAAATAATATATCCAAAATCTATCCCAACGGCACCAGGGCCGTTGAGCGGATAAACTTAAGTATAGAGAATAAAGAGTTTATGATTATAGTGGGGCCTTCCGGCTGCGGCAAATCCACTACCTTAAGGATGATCGCCGGCCTGGAAGAAATAAGCGAAGGCAGTATTTATATCGGCGATAAAATGGTCAACGATGTGCCGGCAAAAGACCGGGATATCGCTATGGTTTTTCAGAATTACGCCCTTTATCCTCATATGACTGTTTTTGAGAATATGGCGTTTGGGCTGAAGTTAAGGCATTATCCCAAGCAGGAGATTATCCAGCGCGTAAATGATGCCGCGCAGATATTGGGCTTAAAACATCTTTTGGGCCGTAAGCCGCGCGAGCTTTCAGGCGGAGAGCGTCAACGTGTAGCTGTAGGCAGGGCGATTGTCAGAAAGCCGCTTGTTTTTCTTTTTGATGAACCCTTAAGCAACCTTGACGCGAAGCTTCGCGTTAATATGCGCACCGAAATACATAAATTGCATATTCGTTTACAGACTACGATTATTTACGTTACCCATGATCAGATTGAGGCCATGACTATGGGGGATAGGATCGCGGTTATGAAAGAAGGAGTGATCCAGCAGGTGGCTGATCCGATCACCATTTATGACCAGCCGAAAAATAAGTTCGTGGCAGGTTTTATCGGCTCCCCGCCAATGAATTTCATCAACGGAAAGATTATTAAGAAAGATGGAAAATTTTATTTTGACGAGGGGATTATTAAAGTCAAGATAGTGGAAGATATGTATAGTAGGATTATTGCTTACAGCGGAAAAGAGGTTGTGTTAGGAATAAGATCCGAAGATATCTATGACAAGCTTTTTGTTTCAGAGGCGCCTGCGGAGAATATTGTTAGGGTTACTTGTGAGGTAGTTGAGCCTATGGGCTCGGAAGTGTATTTGCACCTTAATACCGGAAAGCATACCTTTATCGCCCGGGTCGCCTCCCACAATCGGCCGCGGGTAAATCAGGACATAGATGTTGTTTTTGACATGAGCAAGGTGCATTTTTTTGCCAAAGACACCGAAGAGGCTATAGCCTAA
- the accD gene encoding acetyl-CoA carboxylase, carboxyltransferase subunit beta — protein MALFGKPKYTIVRVKKKEIPEGLWTKCEECSQPLYNKTLEENLKVCPKCNFHFVLGAYERVNLLIDKPTFEEYDKDMLSSDPLDFKGPKTYKEKLKQDQDATGLKDAAVTGEGLLDNRKVVIAATDSRFIMGSMGSVVGEKITRAIESATKKKLPVIIVSGSGGGARMYEGMFSLMQMAKTSAALSYHHKAKLLFISVLTNPTMAGVMASFAALGDITVAEPKALIGFTGPRVIEQTIRQKLPPGFQRSEFLLEHGMIDMIVNRKDMKQSLSRLLEYFC, from the coding sequence ATGGCGCTATTTGGAAAACCAAAGTACACAATTGTGCGAGTGAAGAAGAAAGAGATCCCTGAGGGTCTTTGGACCAAGTGCGAAGAGTGTTCCCAGCCGCTTTACAATAAGACCTTAGAAGAAAATCTTAAAGTCTGCCCCAAATGTAATTTTCATTTTGTTTTAGGCGCTTATGAAAGAGTGAATCTTTTAATCGATAAGCCCACCTTTGAGGAATACGATAAAGATATGCTATCATCTGACCCTTTGGATTTTAAGGGGCCAAAGACATACAAGGAAAAACTCAAGCAGGATCAGGATGCAACCGGATTAAAAGATGCTGCTGTCACAGGGGAAGGGCTTTTGGATAATAGGAAAGTTGTTATCGCGGCAACAGATTCGCGTTTTATTATGGGCTCAATGGGCTCTGTGGTGGGAGAGAAAATAACCCGGGCTATAGAAAGCGCGACCAAAAAGAAGCTTCCAGTTATTATCGTTTCTGGTTCAGGCGGCGGGGCGAGGATGTATGAGGGGATGTTCAGCCTCATGCAGATGGCAAAAACATCGGCTGCTCTTTCCTATCACCATAAAGCCAAATTATTGTTTATATCTGTTTTGACCAACCCTACTATGGCAGGAGTTATGGCTTCTTTTGCCGCCTTGGGGGATATTACGGTTGCTGAACCAAAGGCTTTGATCGGATTTACCGGCCCCAGGGTCATTGAGCAGACTATTCGCCAGAAACTTCCCCCAGGATTTCAACGTTCAGAATTTCTTTTAGAGCACGGCATGATTGATATGATTGTCAACCGTAAGGATATGAAACAGTCATTAAGCCGTCTGCTTGAATATTTTTGTTAA